From Candidatus Sphingomonas colombiensis, one genomic window encodes:
- a CDS encoding phage integrase SAM-like domain-containing protein has translation MAKITIEFLRAKKYPSGIHYYWEPSATLKAAGWQALKLGRDEEAAIRAARARNAEIAAWRAGDATPKDVKRIEKRHTVDAIIAIYREKRVAKLKEKTQTEYDSKLRVISRWAGQERMDGITLDNIRAFRDALYAPRKDGEIRATTAYNTLKNLRSLWAWAYENELIATNPAAKDLDISTPAPRQQFAGALARQALIDAAVAVGRPNMAAAIILAYTIGQREEDLLKLLQTRYNEIQQFEADDPAVYDRLTAREPDGRLFGIRVRQGKTDRWVGVPVTGDARVRLEAGVLGARSKGLTTILFDERRDQTWTAPALDEVPGKIWSVEERKERREAQRKEARIRQMYFQRSFAAIRAAAVERLRKAGDAELADEVADLQFRDLRRTCVVMMGERGIPDHLISAITGHKLETVKKILEVYLPRTTGMAMLAVDLSQARAPKQAARSRKSA, from the coding sequence ATGGCCAAGATCACGATCGAATTCCTCCGCGCAAAAAAATATCCCAGCGGAATTCACTATTACTGGGAACCGTCGGCGACGCTGAAGGCGGCGGGCTGGCAAGCCCTTAAGCTCGGTCGGGATGAGGAAGCGGCGATCCGCGCCGCCCGCGCACGCAACGCCGAGATTGCCGCCTGGCGCGCTGGAGACGCCACCCCGAAAGACGTCAAGCGCATCGAGAAGCGCCATACGGTCGATGCGATCATCGCGATCTACAGGGAAAAGCGTGTCGCCAAGCTCAAGGAGAAGACCCAGACCGAATATGACAGCAAGCTGCGCGTCATTTCCCGGTGGGCTGGGCAGGAGCGCATGGATGGCATCACGCTCGATAATATCCGCGCGTTCCGTGACGCGCTCTATGCGCCGCGCAAGGACGGCGAGATCAGGGCGACAACGGCCTATAACACCCTGAAGAACCTGCGCTCATTATGGGCTTGGGCGTATGAGAATGAGCTCATCGCTACCAACCCGGCCGCGAAGGATCTCGACATATCGACGCCAGCGCCGCGCCAGCAATTCGCCGGCGCGCTCGCGCGCCAGGCATTGATCGATGCCGCAGTCGCAGTCGGTCGCCCCAACATGGCCGCGGCGATCATCCTCGCCTACACGATCGGCCAGCGCGAGGAGGATCTCCTGAAGCTGCTGCAGACCCGCTACAACGAGATCCAGCAATTCGAGGCCGATGACCCGGCCGTCTATGATCGCCTGACCGCCCGCGAGCCGGATGGCCGCCTGTTCGGCATCCGCGTACGACAGGGCAAGACCGACCGCTGGGTCGGCGTCCCGGTCACTGGCGATGCGCGCGTGCGCCTCGAGGCCGGCGTGCTCGGCGCGAGGTCAAAGGGGCTGACGACGATCCTTTTTGATGAACGGCGGGATCAGACCTGGACGGCGCCGGCGCTGGATGAAGTTCCCGGCAAAATTTGGTCAGTGGAGGAAAGGAAGGAGCGCCGAGAGGCGCAGCGCAAGGAAGCGCGCATCCGGCAGATGTATTTCCAGCGGTCGTTCGCTGCGATCCGCGCCGCCGCCGTCGAGCGGCTGCGGAAGGCGGGCGATGCCGAGCTCGCGGATGAGGTGGCGGATCTCCAGTTCCGCGATCTGCGCCGCACCTGCGTCGTGATGATGGGTGAGCGCGGCATTCCCGATCATCTCATTTCGGCGATCACCGGCCACAAGCTCGAGACGGTGAAGAAGATCCTCGAGGTTTATCTACCGCGCACCACCGGCATGGCGATGCTCGCGGTCGATCTCTCCCAGGCGCGTGCGCCGAAGCAGGCTGCGCGCTCGAGGAAGTCGGCATAA